The Hyphomicrobiales bacterium genome has a window encoding:
- a CDS encoding conserved hypothetical protein (Evidence 4 : Unknown function but conserved in other organisms), producing MTSLRERFTADMKEAMKAGEKAKVAAIRLISAALKEKDIEARGAGKGEATADEILGVLQKMIKQRQESIAIYDANNRPELADGERVEVAVISSYLPKQMSDDEVKAAIDKAIAETGATAVKDMGKVIGVLRAAYAGQMDFGKVSPMVKAALGG from the coding sequence ATGACCAGCCTGCGCGAGCGCTTCACGGCCGACATGAAGGAAGCGATGAAGGCCGGCGAGAAGGCGAAGGTCGCGGCGATCCGCCTGATCAGCGCCGCGCTGAAGGAAAAGGACATCGAGGCGCGCGGCGCCGGCAAGGGCGAGGCCACCGCCGACGAGATCCTCGGCGTGCTCCAGAAGATGATCAAGCAGCGCCAGGAATCGATCGCGATCTACGACGCCAACAATCGCCCCGAGCTTGCCGATGGCGAGCGCGTCGAGGTCGCCGTGATCTCCTCCTACCTGCCCAAGCAGATGTCGGACGACGAGGTGAAGGCCGCGATCGACAAGGCCATCGCCGAGACCGGCGCGACGGCCGTCAAGGACATGGGCAAGGTTATCGGCGTGTTGCGGGCCGCCTATGCCGGCCAGATGGACTTCGGCAAGGTCAGCCCGATGGTGAAGGCGGCGTTGGGCGGCTGA
- a CDS encoding PEP-CTERM protein-sorting domain-containing protein, with translation MPLRRYPRQFRQLAAYVLAGGLTAVAHYGVLIGLVELGRIDPVPATLAGFVVGALVSYTLNRWMTFDATRTHAQAGWRFALIAAGGFVLTGILMHLFVTRAGLPYLPMQIVTTGVVMVFSFLGHKFFSFADRAA, from the coding sequence ATGCCGCTTCGCCGCTATCCGCGCCAGTTTCGCCAGCTCGCAGCCTATGTCCTGGCGGGCGGGCTCACCGCCGTTGCCCATTACGGCGTGCTGATCGGGCTCGTCGAGCTTGGCCGCATCGACCCCGTTCCGGCGACGCTTGCGGGCTTCGTCGTCGGCGCGCTGGTTTCCTACACGCTCAACCGCTGGATGACCTTCGATGCTACCCGAACCCACGCGCAGGCCGGCTGGCGCTTCGCGCTGATCGCGGCGGGCGGCTTCGTGCTCACCGGCATCCTCATGCATCTTTTCGTGACGCGGGCGGGGCTGCCCTATCTGCCGATGCAGATCGTCACCACCGGCGTGGTGATGGTGTTCTCGTTCCTCGGCCACAAGTTCTTCAGCTTCGCCGATCGGGCGGCGTGA
- a CDS encoding Cyclopropane-fatty-acyl-phospholipid synthase: MLLLPRLLKGFVRQGRLTVITPDGKRHVFGPGPAEMLFAGVRKIAPSVTVRFHDDRIERELFLNPELALAEGYMDQRIDFEEGTIHDLLTLFWLQRKELRKNPLQQAIRKVRFKIRRWRMHNPLGVAGKKVKHHYDIPTDFYRLWLDETMTYSCAYWHSPEVGLENAQRAKLRHIAAKLKIEPGMSVLDIGSGWGELAIYLAKACGAKVTGLNVSPDQMAAASRRAEAAGVGDAVTFVNKDYRELTGMFDRIVSVGMMEHVGVAHYGEYFERIRDLLTPDGIALVHCIGRVGPPGFTGPFFDKYIFPGGYAPALSEVFAAQEQTGLWASDCEFWRRHYHWTLEAWRERFMAKREEIVAMMGERFARMWEFYLCACSISFDIGGDMVFQLLLGQHKSAVPIIRDYIADDEKALAEKGF; this comes from the coding sequence ATGCTGCTGCTGCCGCGATTGCTCAAGGGATTCGTCCGGCAGGGACGCCTGACCGTCATCACGCCGGACGGCAAGCGCCATGTCTTCGGTCCTGGTCCGGCCGAGATGCTGTTTGCCGGGGTGCGAAAGATCGCGCCCTCCGTGACCGTGCGCTTCCATGACGACCGCATCGAGCGCGAGCTCTTCCTCAATCCCGAGCTCGCCTTGGCCGAAGGCTACATGGATCAGCGGATCGATTTCGAGGAAGGCACGATCCACGACCTGCTGACGCTGTTCTGGTTGCAGCGCAAGGAGCTGCGCAAGAATCCGTTGCAGCAGGCGATCCGAAAGGTTCGCTTCAAGATCCGGCGCTGGCGGATGCACAACCCGCTCGGCGTCGCCGGCAAGAAGGTCAAGCATCACTACGACATTCCGACCGATTTCTACCGGCTCTGGCTCGATGAGACGATGACCTATTCCTGCGCCTACTGGCACAGTCCGGAGGTTGGGCTGGAGAATGCCCAGAGGGCGAAGCTGCGCCACATCGCCGCCAAGCTGAAGATCGAGCCCGGCATGAGCGTGCTCGATATCGGCTCGGGCTGGGGGGAGCTCGCGATTTATCTCGCCAAGGCCTGCGGGGCGAAGGTGACCGGCCTCAACGTCTCGCCCGACCAGATGGCGGCGGCCTCGAGGCGCGCCGAGGCGGCTGGCGTCGGCGATGCCGTGACCTTCGTCAACAAGGATTATCGCGAGCTGACCGGCATGTTCGACCGCATCGTCTCGGTCGGCATGATGGAGCATGTCGGCGTCGCGCATTACGGCGAGTATTTCGAGCGGATCCGCGATCTGCTGACGCCGGACGGGATCGCGCTGGTCCACTGCATCGGCCGCGTCGGGCCGCCCGGCTTCACCGGCCCCTTCTTCGACAAGTACATCTTTCCGGGCGGCTATGCGCCGGCGCTCTCCGAGGTCTTCGCGGCGCAGGAGCAGACCGGCCTGTGGGCTTCCGACTGCGAGTTCTGGCGCCGGCACTACCACTGGACGCTGGAAGCCTGGCGCGAGCGCTTCATGGCGAAGCGTGAGGAGATCGTCGCCATGATGGGCGAGCGCTTCGCGCGGATGTGGGAATTCTATCTCTGCGCCTGCTCGATCTCCTTCGATATCGGCGGCGACATGGTGTTCCAGCTCCTGCTCGGCCAGCACAAGAGCGCTGTCCCGATCATCCGCGACTATATCGCGGATGACGAGAAGGCGCTGGCGGAGAAGGGCTTCTAG
- a CDS encoding Prephenate dehydrogenase gives MSFKIRTVSSIGIMGFGAFGRLMARHLQPHFALRVCDPGSAPAADTSGKGLQPASAAEVAAGDLVILAVPVPAIPEAVAALRPHLKAGAIVLDVGSVKIGPARAMQAALPDNVEIIGTHPLFGPQSARNGLAGLKIALCPIRSRSTPRIAAFLRHVLKLKVIVTTADAHDREVAMVQGLTHLIAKILVRMEPLPRTMTTASFDLLMQATEMVRYDAPNVFMAIERANPHAKAVRDRFFALAEEMRLFLEHGDGQQAERATTAIADDRLLAV, from the coding sequence ATGTCCTTCAAAATCAGAACCGTCTCCAGCATCGGCATCATGGGCTTCGGCGCCTTCGGGCGGTTGATGGCCCGCCATCTCCAGCCGCATTTCGCCTTGCGCGTCTGCGATCCCGGAAGCGCGCCCGCCGCCGATACGAGCGGCAAGGGCTTGCAGCCGGCCAGCGCGGCCGAAGTCGCCGCCGGCGATCTCGTCATCCTCGCCGTGCCCGTGCCGGCGATCCCTGAGGCGGTCGCGGCCTTGCGCCCACATCTCAAGGCCGGCGCCATCGTGCTCGATGTCGGCTCGGTCAAGATCGGCCCGGCTCGCGCCATGCAGGCGGCACTGCCCGACAATGTCGAGATCATCGGCACGCACCCGCTCTTCGGGCCGCAAAGCGCGCGCAACGGGCTTGCCGGCCTCAAGATCGCGCTTTGCCCCATCAGAAGCCGCAGCACGCCGCGGATCGCCGCCTTCCTGCGCCATGTGCTGAAGCTGAAGGTAATCGTCACCACGGCCGACGCCCATGACCGCGAGGTCGCCATGGTCCAGGGCCTGACCCATCTCATCGCCAAGATTCTGGTTCGCATGGAGCCTCTGCCCCGGACGATGACGACGGCGAGCTTCGATCTCCTGATGCAGGCGACCGAGATGGTCCGCTACGACGCGCCCAACGTCTTCATGGCGATCGAGCGCGCCAATCCGCATGCCAAGGCAGTGCGGGATCGCTTCTTCGCGCTCGCCGAGGAGATGCGGTTGTTCCTGGAGCATGGCGATGGTCAGCAGGCCGAAAGGGCGACCACGGCCATAGCTGACGACCGACTCCTCGCCGTCTGA
- the vapC gene encoding Ribonuclease VapC42 produces MNLIIDTSAVVACLTGEAERLAFVDIIEISQQRHMTAVNLLEARVVLTFTKGLPSTAVDDFVADYGVEIIPFDEPLSELAFEAYGRYGKGRHPARLNMGDCAAYALAKARGWPLLYKGDDFTETDIERA; encoded by the coding sequence GTGAACCTCATCATCGATACGTCGGCGGTGGTCGCGTGCCTGACAGGCGAGGCTGAGCGCCTCGCCTTTGTCGATATTATCGAAATCTCGCAACAACGGCATATGACGGCGGTCAACCTGCTCGAAGCCCGTGTCGTCCTCACCTTCACGAAGGGGCTGCCCAGTACAGCAGTCGATGACTTCGTCGCCGATTACGGAGTCGAAATCATCCCCTTCGACGAGCCGCTCTCCGAGCTCGCCTTCGAGGCCTATGGCCGCTACGGCAAGGGCAGGCACCCGGCCCGCCTCAACATGGGCGACTGCGCGGCCTATGCGTTGGCAAAGGCACGCGGCTGGCCACTGCTCTACAAGGGCGACGACTTCACCGAGACGGATATCGAGCGGGCCTGA
- a CDS encoding Transcriptional regulator produces MDHSSNLPPLDTLRAFEAAARTGSFSAAAEALNLTHGAVSRQIAKLEHWLGLRVFLRQARGVSLTPEGQRLLQRTQEAFALIADNSERWREARGASVVRVSAPPSVCALWLMPRLAVLEAGTPSLRIVLQVEHRKVDFEEEGVDLGIRCGRGGAPDRLSLKLFEEWCFPIASPQLAGAIGEGAPERLLAQPLIHDSDAAGWKAWFAAQGLDYRPRPQDRRFEDYNLVLDAAAHGLGIALARPPLAREQLAARRIVRVDEREALNPVSYWLDRPLGALRPSAAALAERIAIEAGADRGEIAAFLSREARVA; encoded by the coding sequence ATGGATCACAGCTCGAACCTGCCGCCGCTCGACACCCTGCGCGCCTTCGAGGCGGCCGCGCGCACCGGCAGCTTCTCGGCTGCGGCGGAAGCGCTGAACCTGACGCATGGCGCCGTCAGCCGGCAGATCGCCAAGCTCGAGCATTGGCTCGGCCTGCGCGTCTTTCTGCGTCAGGCACGCGGTGTCTCGCTGACGCCGGAGGGCCAGCGCCTGCTCCAGCGCACGCAGGAGGCTTTCGCGCTGATCGCCGATAATTCCGAGCGGTGGCGCGAGGCGCGGGGCGCCTCGGTGGTGCGGGTCAGCGCGCCGCCCTCGGTCTGCGCACTCTGGCTGATGCCGAGATTGGCCGTGCTGGAGGCGGGGACGCCGTCATTGCGCATCGTACTGCAGGTCGAGCATCGCAAGGTCGATTTTGAGGAGGAAGGCGTCGATCTCGGCATCCGTTGCGGGCGTGGCGGGGCGCCGGACCGGCTCTCGCTCAAGCTGTTCGAGGAATGGTGTTTCCCGATCGCCTCGCCGCAGCTTGCCGGAGCGATCGGGGAGGGCGCGCCGGAGCGCCTGCTGGCGCAGCCCCTGATCCATGACTCGGATGCTGCCGGCTGGAAGGCGTGGTTCGCGGCACAGGGACTGGATTATCGCCCGCGCCCGCAGGACCGGCGGTTCGAGGACTATAACCTCGTGCTGGATGCCGCCGCGCATGGGCTCGGCATCGCCCTGGCGCGTCCGCCCTTGGCGCGCGAACAACTGGCGGCGAGGCGGATCGTTCGCGTGGACGAGCGCGAGGCGCTGAACCCGGTCTCCTATTGGCTCGACCGGCCGCTGGGGGCGCTGCGGCCCTCGGCGGCGGCGCTGGCCGAGCGGATTGCGATCGAAGCGGGGGCGGATCGCGGGGAGATCGCGGCTTTTCTGAGCCGGGAAGCCAGGGTGGCTTGA
- a CDS encoding conserved membrane hypothetical protein (Evidence 4 : Unknown function but conserved in other organisms), translating to MQDQFNCPYCDAALNQGVFSCRCCGRDLTPVLPLLRRLSALEQRLAAFEKRADEDRAAHALRPAAPVAAAAIEPAEIQHAPAYPALAITRRRFWVLPFGLTLLLLAYCSIVLWLDLPLWALRLASIAIPFATGLIYFGLRPRLIAIDIGVATGFAIFSVATMNALLGWHDNIPLLPQGPAAWRETSFYALSIGASMFSGMLLRVTQAALTARGIVSLPALRKGLLAVHGKVPMETLKTIETTILLAGTIISAIFGLVAGILGVK from the coding sequence GTGCAGGATCAGTTCAACTGTCCCTATTGCGATGCCGCGCTCAACCAAGGCGTGTTCTCGTGCCGTTGCTGCGGCCGTGACCTCACACCCGTTCTGCCCCTGCTCCGTCGCCTGAGCGCGCTCGAACAACGGCTCGCGGCCTTCGAGAAGCGGGCCGACGAGGATCGTGCGGCGCACGCACTCAGGCCCGCGGCGCCTGTGGCTGCCGCAGCGATCGAACCTGCGGAGATTCAGCACGCCCCCGCTTACCCCGCCCTGGCCATCACGCGCCGGCGCTTCTGGGTGCTGCCCTTCGGCCTGACGCTGCTGCTCCTGGCCTATTGCTCGATCGTGCTCTGGCTCGACCTGCCGCTCTGGGCGCTGCGCCTTGCCTCGATCGCGATCCCGTTCGCGACCGGCCTGATCTATTTCGGGCTCCGGCCGCGCCTGATCGCCATCGATATCGGCGTCGCGACCGGCTTTGCGATTTTTTCCGTCGCGACCATGAACGCATTGCTGGGCTGGCACGACAACATACCGCTCCTTCCGCAGGGCCCGGCTGCCTGGCGCGAGACCTCGTTCTACGCGCTGAGCATCGGAGCCTCCATGTTCTCGGGGATGTTGCTACGCGTCACGCAGGCTGCGCTGACCGCACGCGGCATCGTCTCGCTGCCGGCGCTGCGGAAGGGGCTGCTGGCCGTTCACGGCAAGGTTCCGATGGAAACGCTGAAGACCATCGAGACCACCATCCTGCTGGCCGGCACCATCATTTCTGCCATCTTCGGCCTCGTCGCCGGAATTTTGGGAGTGAAATAG
- a CDS encoding NIPSNAP family containing protein: protein MIHQLRIYEIFERNKAAFHARFRDHAARIMARHGFRIVALWETASAGRTEFAYILAWPDAETKAKAWASFMADPEWIEIKRVTSLEHGSLVGAIEDRVMTPTPYSPPLD, encoded by the coding sequence ATGATCCACCAGTTGCGCATCTACGAGATCTTCGAGCGCAACAAGGCGGCCTTCCATGCCCGCTTCCGCGACCATGCAGCGCGCATCATGGCGCGCCATGGCTTCCGCATCGTCGCGCTATGGGAGACGGCGAGCGCCGGGCGCACCGAGTTCGCCTATATCCTCGCCTGGCCCGATGCCGAGACCAAGGCGAAGGCGTGGGCGAGCTTCATGGCCGATCCCGAATGGATCGAGATCAAGCGCGTCACCTCGCTGGAGCATGGCAGCCTCGTCGGCGCGATCGAGGATCGCGTGATGACGCCGACCCCCTATTCGCCGCCGCTCGATTGA
- a CDS encoding Class I SAM-dependent methyltransferase translates to MSWRDFWNGEHSIYVSPRHKALHYRAIASDLIGHIPSADAVVLDHGCGEALDAARVAALCGRLYLCEAAPNVRDKLRAQFGRKDNISVVSPEEVEALPDASLDLVVANSLVQYLSRDELKALLETWRGKLKPGGQLVVADVIPPNVSPLTDASQLLAFAWRGGFLTAALAGLVRTAFSDYRTLRVRYGLSTYPPEAMSELIGEAGFTDLQRPANFGHNPHRMTFKAARPA, encoded by the coding sequence ATGTCCTGGCGTGATTTCTGGAACGGCGAACATTCCATCTACGTCTCGCCGCGCCACAAGGCCCTGCATTACCGCGCGATCGCGAGCGATCTGATCGGCCATATCCCCTCGGCAGACGCCGTCGTGCTCGACCATGGCTGCGGCGAGGCGCTCGACGCCGCACGCGTCGCGGCGCTCTGCGGCAGGCTCTACCTTTGCGAGGCGGCGCCCAATGTGCGCGACAAGCTGCGCGCCCAGTTCGGGCGCAAGGACAACATATCCGTCGTCTCGCCCGAGGAGGTCGAGGCGCTGCCGGACGCCTCGCTCGATCTCGTCGTCGCCAACTCGCTGGTGCAGTATCTCTCGCGCGACGAATTGAAGGCGCTGCTCGAAACCTGGCGCGGCAAGCTGAAGCCCGGCGGCCAGCTCGTGGTCGCCGACGTGATCCCGCCGAATGTCAGCCCGCTCACCGACGCCTCGCAGCTTCTCGCCTTCGCCTGGCGCGGCGGCTTCCTGACGGCCGCGCTCGCCGGCTTGGTTCGCACGGCCTTTTCGGACTACCGGACGCTGCGGGTCCGATACGGGCTCTCGACCTATCCGCCGGAAGCGATGTCGGAACTGATCGGCGAGGCGGGCTTCACCGACCTGCAGCGGCCCGCGAATTTCGGCCACAACCCGCACCGGATGACCTTCAAGGCGGCGAGACCGGCTTGA
- a CDS encoding conserved exported hypothetical protein (Evidence 4 : Unknown function but conserved in other organisms) — MKTVLRSHILPVVLAAAATLTAARAAEPVQLITREEAGLPAAATAVASTRNITRGPGIDTLPTPDKGVDGKPFRLAVRFMPSNGVPIDPATVRVFYRRQPPVDITERVKPFITPAGIDAPSVVVPPGSHVLEIEATDKEGRTGRRQLKLTVAPSQ, encoded by the coding sequence ATGAAGACTGTGCTGAGGTCGCACATTCTGCCTGTTGTTCTCGCCGCTGCTGCCACGTTGACGGCCGCGCGAGCGGCCGAGCCGGTCCAGTTGATCACGCGCGAGGAGGCCGGGCTGCCGGCCGCTGCCACTGCGGTGGCGAGCACGCGCAACATCACCCGCGGCCCGGGCATCGACACGCTGCCGACGCCGGACAAGGGCGTGGACGGCAAGCCCTTCCGCCTGGCCGTGCGCTTCATGCCGAGCAATGGCGTACCGATCGACCCCGCGACCGTGCGCGTGTTCTACAGGCGCCAGCCGCCGGTCGATATCACCGAGCGCGTCAAGCCGTTCATCACGCCTGCCGGCATCGACGCCCCCTCCGTCGTCGTTCCGCCAGGGAGCCATGTCCTCGAGATCGAGGCCACCGACAAGGAAGGCCGCACCGGCCGCCGGCAGCTCAAGCTGACCGTCGCTCCGTCGCAGTGA
- the carA gene encoding carbamoyl phosphate synthetase subunit alpha, with amino-acid sequence MTATEGNPADSGWTEPRATALLVLADGTVLEGFGLGAVGEAPGEVCFNTAMTGYQEVLTDPSYAGQIITFTFPHVGNVGVNDEDTETVNAAASSGVRGCVLHAAITEPSNWRANRHFDAWLKARNIVGICGVDTRALTALIRDNGMPNAILAHSPDGVFDIERLKKQAAELPSMAGLDLVPLVTAAQRYDWDETPWVWPAGYGKREAANHKVVAIDYGVKRNILRLLAKAGCDVTVVPSTATAEDILALNPDGIFLSNGPGDPAATGEYAVPVIRELLDRKIPTFGICLGHQMMALAIGGQTMKMKQGHHGANHPVQDKTTGKVEIVSMNHGFAVDPASLPANAVETHVSLFDGSNSGIALTDRPAFSVQHHPEASPGPQDSHYLFNRFVALMAAEKGKKAA; translated from the coding sequence ATGACCGCCACCGAAGGAAACCCCGCCGATAGCGGCTGGACCGAACCGCGCGCGACCGCTCTCCTCGTGCTCGCGGATGGCACCGTTCTGGAAGGCTTCGGCCTCGGCGCCGTGGGCGAGGCGCCGGGCGAGGTCTGCTTCAACACCGCGATGACGGGCTATCAGGAAGTCCTGACCGATCCGTCCTATGCCGGGCAGATCATCACCTTCACCTTCCCGCATGTCGGCAATGTCGGCGTGAACGACGAGGACACCGAGACGGTAAACGCCGCCGCCTCCTCGGGCGTGCGCGGCTGCGTGCTCCATGCCGCCATCACCGAGCCCTCGAACTGGCGCGCGAATCGGCATTTCGATGCCTGGCTCAAGGCCCGCAACATCGTCGGTATCTGCGGCGTCGACACCCGTGCGCTGACCGCGCTGATCCGCGACAACGGCATGCCGAACGCCATCCTCGCCCACAGCCCGGACGGCGTCTTCGACATCGAGCGGCTGAAGAAGCAGGCGGCGGAATTGCCCTCCATGGCCGGGCTCGACCTCGTTCCGCTCGTCACCGCCGCGCAACGCTACGACTGGGACGAGACCCCCTGGGTCTGGCCCGCCGGCTACGGCAAGCGCGAGGCCGCCAACCACAAGGTCGTCGCCATCGACTACGGCGTGAAGCGCAACATCCTGCGCCTGCTCGCCAAGGCCGGCTGCGACGTCACGGTCGTGCCCTCGACCGCGACCGCCGAGGACATCCTCGCCCTCAACCCCGACGGCATCTTCCTCTCCAACGGCCCGGGCGACCCGGCCGCGACCGGCGAATATGCCGTGCCGGTGATCAGGGAACTGCTCGACCGCAAGATCCCGACCTTCGGCATCTGCCTCGGCCACCAGATGATGGCGCTCGCCATCGGCGGCCAGACCATGAAGATGAAGCAGGGCCATCACGGCGCCAACCATCCAGTGCAGGACAAGACCACCGGCAAGGTCGAGATCGTCTCGATGAACCACGGCTTCGCCGTCGATCCGGCGAGCCTGCCGGCGAATGCGGTCGAGACCCATGTCTCGCTCTTCGACGGCTCGAACAGCGGCATCGCGCTCACCGACCGCCCCGCCTTCAGCGTCCAGCATCACCCCGAGGCCTCGCCCGGCCCGCAGGACAGCCACTACCTCTTCAACCGCTTCGTCGCGCTGATGGCGGCGGAGAAAGGCAAGAAGGCGGCCTGA
- a CDS encoding Threonine/homoserine efflux transporter RhtA — protein MSSSSCTSPALTTSGTQRLDPTLVFTVTFTVMAWASSFPAIRAGLAGFGPAEMAALRFALAGAPAALFLIATRAKLPERADIWRFLVGGVIFIAGYALLLNFGQRVVPAGPAAFIINTNPIMTAVLAMMILGERFSLTAWLGTALSFAGIGVIALGKGLDVEIGTSVLLILGAAFCNAITTVVQKPLFARYRPLHVAAWNMAIGGFVLLPFLPSAIAQAEAAPAVSFWSVVYLAVVPSLIAYGTWAITLSRLPAARASNFQYAVPPMAMLIGFLWLGEIPTVFGLIGGAMALAGVVIVNLKR, from the coding sequence ATGTCCTCCTCAAGCTGCACCTCACCGGCATTGACCACCTCGGGCACCCAGCGTCTCGACCCGACGCTGGTCTTCACCGTCACCTTCACGGTCATGGCCTGGGCCTCTTCCTTTCCGGCGATCCGCGCCGGGCTTGCCGGCTTCGGCCCGGCCGAAATGGCGGCGCTGCGCTTCGCACTGGCCGGCGCCCCCGCCGCGCTCTTCCTGATCGCAACGCGGGCGAAGCTGCCCGAGCGCGCCGATATCTGGCGCTTTCTCGTCGGCGGCGTGATCTTCATCGCCGGCTATGCCCTGCTGCTGAATTTCGGCCAGCGCGTCGTGCCGGCAGGCCCCGCCGCCTTCATCATCAACACCAACCCGATCATGACCGCCGTGCTCGCCATGATGATCCTGGGCGAGCGCTTCAGCCTGACAGCGTGGCTCGGCACGGCGCTCTCCTTCGCCGGCATCGGCGTCATCGCGCTCGGCAAGGGGCTCGATGTCGAGATCGGGACGAGCGTACTGCTGATCCTCGGCGCAGCCTTCTGCAACGCCATCACCACGGTCGTGCAAAAGCCCCTCTTCGCCCGCTACAGGCCGCTGCATGTCGCCGCCTGGAACATGGCGATCGGCGGCTTCGTGCTGCTGCCCTTCCTGCCGTCGGCCATCGCGCAGGCCGAAGCTGCGCCCGCTGTCTCCTTCTGGTCGGTCGTTTACCTCGCCGTCGTGCCGAGCCTGATCGCCTACGGCACCTGGGCGATCACGCTCTCGCGCCTGCCGGCCGCCCGCGCGTCCAACTTCCAATACGCCGTGCCGCCGATGGCGATGCTGATCGGCTTCCTCTGGCTCGGCGAAATCCCGACGGTGTTCGGCCTGATCGGCGGCGCGATGGCGCTGGCCGGCGTGGTGATCGTCAACCTGAAGCGGTGA
- a CDS encoding Class I SAM-dependent methyltransferase, with protein MRAADPQKLDALVGRLVGDVGASVTGALIVLGDQLGLYKAMGDGEPVTSQQLAQKTGLKERYVREWLAGQASAGYVDYDEGSDSFSLSPEQAMAFAEEDSPAFFAGAFEIVQSMWVDEPKVEEAFRSGSGLGWHEHSKCLFRGTERFFRPGYNAHLTADWIPALNGVQAKLERGATVADVGCGHGSSTILMAQAFPQSRFYGFDYHGPSIERAREAADKAGVGDRIVFERASAKDFPERKYDLVTMFDCLHDMGDPVGAGKHVRESLARDGSWMIVEPFAHDHLKDNLNPVGRIFYGASTMICTPASLSQEVGLGLGAQAGEMRLRKVAMDAGFSHFRRATETPFNMVFEVRA; from the coding sequence ATGCGTGCTGCCGACCCTCAGAAACTGGATGCGCTGGTAGGACGTCTCGTCGGTGACGTCGGAGCCTCCGTCACCGGCGCCTTGATCGTGCTGGGCGATCAGCTCGGCCTCTACAAGGCGATGGGCGATGGCGAGCCCGTTACCTCCCAACAGCTGGCGCAGAAGACCGGCCTCAAGGAGCGCTATGTGCGTGAATGGCTCGCTGGCCAGGCCTCAGCCGGCTATGTCGACTACGACGAGGGCAGCGACAGTTTCAGCCTCTCGCCCGAGCAGGCCATGGCTTTTGCGGAAGAGGACAGCCCCGCCTTCTTCGCCGGCGCCTTCGAGATCGTGCAGTCGATGTGGGTCGACGAGCCGAAGGTCGAGGAGGCTTTCCGCAGCGGCTCCGGCCTGGGCTGGCACGAGCACAGCAAATGCCTGTTCCGGGGCACCGAGCGCTTCTTCAGGCCCGGTTACAACGCGCATCTGACGGCGGACTGGATTCCGGCGCTCAACGGCGTGCAGGCGAAGCTCGAGCGGGGAGCGACCGTCGCCGATGTCGGTTGCGGGCATGGCTCCTCGACCATCCTGATGGCGCAGGCCTTTCCGCAATCGCGCTTCTACGGCTTCGATTATCACGGGCCTTCGATCGAGCGGGCGCGGGAGGCTGCGGACAAGGCTGGCGTCGGCGACCGCATCGTCTTCGAACGGGCCTCGGCCAAGGACTTCCCGGAGCGGAAATACGACCTCGTGACCATGTTCGATTGCCTGCACGACATGGGCGATCCGGTCGGCGCCGGCAAGCATGTGCGCGAGTCGCTGGCTCGAGACGGGAGCTGGATGATCGTGGAGCCCTTCGCGCACGATCATCTCAAGGACAATCTGAACCCGGTCGGGCGGATCTTCTACGGAGCCTCGACCATGATCTGCACGCCGGCCTCGCTCTCGCAGGAGGTCGGCCTCGGGCTGGGCGCGCAGGCCGGCGAGATGCGCCTGCGCAAGGTCGCGATGGATGCGGGCTTTTCGCATTTCCGCCGCGCGACCGAGACGCCGTTCAACATGGTGTTCGAGGTCAGGGCTTGA
- a CDS encoding hypothetical protein (Evidence 5 : Unknown function) produces the protein MTSADGNMKLDKACDADGPTHSGLHSPYRMQSLPDRATMTDNPLLYPGAAHPDLREPMIAELVRTFYARAREDKLIGPVFAAAVEDWDHHIGKITDFWSGVMLRTGRYDGRPMRPHLILPLEGKHFDRWLDLFEITAHEVCPPDIAQAFIIRARRIADSFEMARASQRGEFAAPRHSLR, from the coding sequence ATGACAAGCGCTGATGGCAATATGAAGCTGGACAAGGCCTGCGACGCTGACGGACCTACCCATTCGGGCCTGCATTCGCCATATCGGATGCAATCTCTTCCTGATCGGGCGACGATGACCGACAATCCCCTGCTCTACCCGGGCGCCGCCCATCCCGATCTGCGCGAGCCGATGATCGCCGAGCTCGTCCGCACCTTCTATGCGCGGGCACGCGAGGACAAGCTGATCGGCCCGGTCTTCGCCGCCGCCGTCGAGGACTGGGATCACCATATCGGCAAGATCACCGATTTCTGGAGCGGCGTGATGCTGCGCACCGGCCGCTACGATGGCCGCCCGATGCGCCCGCACCTGATCCTGCCGCTTGAGGGCAAACATTTCGACCGCTGGCTCGACCTGTTCGAGATCACCGCGCATGAGGTCTGCCCGCCCGATATCGCACAGGCCTTCATCATCCGGGCGCGCCGCATCGCCGACAGCTTCGAGATGGCCCGCGCCAGCCAGCGCGGCGAATTCGCGGCGCCACGGCACAGCCTGCGGTAA